The genomic segment CCTGCACCACCTGGAACTCGCGCACGCCGGGCGCGTCGCGCAGCACGTAGATCACGGCAAGCGCGTGCATCAGCTTCCCCGAGGGCGTCACGAGGAAATCGGTGCGGCGCCCCTCCACGCGCGCAAGCCGCGGGAGCCCTCGGCCGCACGCGCACGGTGTGGGCTCCAGCGCGCCGATGTCGCCGGTGCGGTAGCGGATGATCGGCAGCGCGTACGATTCCAGGTTGGTGAGCACAAGCTCGCCGGAGGTCTCGCCGGGCGCCGCGGGCAGCACCTCGACGTGCATGCCCTCGGCGGCGATGTGGAGGCCGCCGGCGGGGCATTCCAGCGCCACGAGTCCGCCGTCACGGCAACCATACTCGACGGCCACGGGACTGTGGAACGCTGCGGCGATGGCCGCGCGCTGGAAATCGTAGAGGGGCTCGGCAGTGGTGAAGACGGCGCGCGGCGCGTCGGCCGGGGGCAGGCCGCCGGTGCGATCGAGGTATCCCGCGAGCAGGGCGAGGGCGCTCGCGTAGCCGTAGAGCTTCCCGGGGCGATAGGCCCGCACCACGGCGGCGTAGCGGGCCAGGGCGGGCTCGCCCAGGTCGAACGCCGAGAGCAGTCGCGAATTCAAGAACCAGTCGCGCAGGGACCGGAGGCGGTCTTGCCGGCCCAGCTCGATGGGCGAGCCCCAGAGCGCGACCTCGCGGGTTCCCATGTCGGCGCCAAACCAGCGGTGGGCGCGCAGACGCGCGGCGTCGGTGAACGCCGAGCGCTCGCGGTCAACGAACACGGTCACGGGCGCCCCGGTGGAGCCGCCGGTGCTCAGCCGCTGGACACCGCGCAGAGGCGTCCGCGGCTGAAGGTCGACCAAGCGCTCGCGGAGAATGTCCTTGGTCAGGGCAGGCACACGCGCGAAGTCGTCGAACGACTGGACGCGCGCGGGGTCGATCCCATGCGCATCGAGCAGACGACCGTAGTAGGGCACTTCACGATGAGCCCAGGTCAGATGCCGGCGGAGGCGCTCGAGCTGCAGCGCACGCAAGGCGTCCGGCGTGAGCCACTGCGTGCGCTCGAGCTCGGCGAGCTTGGCATGCGTGGGCTTCCCCTTCAGGCGCTCGTGCAGCGGGAAGACCACACGGTTGACCAGGACCGGGTGCATCAGCGACGCGCCTCCGCCTCCGGCTCCGAAAGGCCCGTCAGCGCCCCCTCGGGACCGAGCACCCGCCGGAACTCGTCGAGGACTCCACGCACCGCGCTGTCCCAGGAATGGGCCTGGGCGTGGGCAACGAGGAGATGTGGGTCCCACCGCCGCTCCAGGCCCTCCCCGATCGCCGCGGCCAGCGCGCGATCGTCCTGCGCGGGCACGAGGATGCCCAGGCCCTCGTGGCTCACGATCTCGGCGTTGCCGCCGACGCGGGTGCTCACCACCGGTGTCCCACAGGCGAGCGACTCCAGCAGCACGTTCGCCCAGCCCTCCGAGCGGGTAGCGAGACAGAAGAGGTCGGCGGCAGCCAGCCACGCTGCGATCTCGTCGTGGGGCCGCTCGCCCACCAGGCGCACGCGGTCCGACACGCCGAGGCGCGCCGCCGTGCCTTCGATGAGCGGGCGCGCCGAGTCGCCGGCCCGGTCGCCGCCCACGATCACGTAGAGGAGATCCGGGAAGCGCTTCGCGAGCGTGGGAAGCTGGGCGACCACGCGATGGTGGCCCTTACCTTCGTTGAGCCCGCCCACCGAGAGGATGATGGTGCGGTCCAGCGGCAGGCCGAGCGCCCGCCGTGCGTCCGCGGGCTCGCGCGGGACGAACACTTCGGCGTCCACGCCGTTGGGGATCACACGGATATGCTCGGCGGGGACACCGAGTCCGGCCGCGACCTCCTTCAGCGACTGGCTCACCGCGAGGACGCGCGCCGCGCGGCGCATCGCCCAGCGAAGCTGGGGGCGGTGGAGGGGATAGTGGCGCAGTCGCACGATGCTCCCGCGCAGTGTGATCACCACCGGCACGCGGAGGAGCCCGCCCAGCAGCGCGGCGGCGACGCCGTCCGGATAGGCGAAGTGCGCGTCGATGAGGTCGAATGGGAAGCGCCTTCGGAGCCGCAGCAGGAAGGGAAGGAGGCACGCCGCGTAGAGCATGCCGTCGCTCCACTTGGCGTAACGCGGCACGCAGAGGACGCGGGGGTGATAGACGCGGAAGCCCTCCTGTCCCTCGGTGGAAGGCACGCCCGCCCAGTGCGGGCGAATCCAGCTGTTGCCGGGGAACCATGGCACCGGGGCCACGACGGACACGTCGCAGTGCCTGGCAACCCGGCGCATCCGCTCCGCGACGAACACCCCGAAGGCGGGCTGCTGAATGTTCGGGAACACCGTGCTCAGCGTGAGGACGCGCATGTCAGTGGGCCCCCGCGAGGGCAGCGCCGGTCAAGCTGCCGTAGAGGTCCACGTAGCGCTGGATGATGTGCGGCCAACGCCGCTCCTGGATCATCGCCTCGCGCGCGCGGTCGCCGATGCGGGCACGGGCGCCGGCATCGCGGGCCAGGCGCGTGAGCGCATCTACCAGGGCCTCGCGCGACTCCGCGGGGACCAGCACCCCGGTGACGTCATGCTCGATCAACTCGGAGAGCCCCCCCAGGTCGCTAGCCACGACCGGGCGCGCCATCGCCATTGCCTCGAGGGGTTTGAGCGGCGTGACGAGCTCGGTGAGGCGCATGCGGCGACGCGGGCACACGAACACGTCGGTAATCGAGTAGAAGTCGCGCACCTCGGAGAACGGCACCTGACCGGCGAAGATCACCGCGTCCCCCAAGGGGGCGGCGGCCGCCCGCAGCGCAGCGTCTTCCTCGCCCCCGCCCACGAGGAGGAGGCGCGCGCCGGGGACCCGCTCGCGGACCGCGGGCAGCGCGCCGAGCAAAAAGCGCAGGCCTTCGTAGTGGTAGAACGACCCGATGAAGCCCAGGACCGGGCCGCCGTTGAGCCCCAGTCGTTCGGCCAGCGCATGCGATCGCTCCACCGGCCGGAACCACTCGGTGTCCACGCCGTTGGGCGCAACCCGGATCCGCTCGGCAGCGACCCCGCGTTCGATCAGCTCCTGCCGCATCGCCTGCGCGATCGTGACCACCGCGTCGGCGCGCTTGAACATGAACGTCTCGAGGGCGCGAGTGACCCGGTAGCGCAGGGAACCCTCGCGCGTGGTCCCATGGTCCACGGCCGCGTCTTCCCAGAAAGCGCGGGCTTCGTAGACCACGGGGATGCCAAGCCGCCGACTCACCCACAGCGCGGGAAGACCGTTCAGCACCGGCGAGTGCGCATGAATCACCCGCACGCGCTCGATGCGGGCGACGTCGCGCACGCGCCGGGCGAGACGCCACATGAGGCCGATCTCACGCGCGAGCGGGACCCACCCGTTCCGGCGGCCCGGCGTGCGGTAGTGCGGGATCCCGTCGCGCTCCTCGCGAAGAGCGGGCGCCGGCCCGTGCTTGGGCGAGGTTACGACAACGGGCCGCAGCCCGGCCGCCTTCTGGAACACCACGATGTTGCGGCTGCGCGTGCTGTACCCGCTCATGACGGGCAGAGAGTGGTCCAAGACGTGCAGGACAGTCATGCCGAGCACCTCAGCGGTGACACGAGCTGCGCGACCGCACCGACGTGGAATAGGTCGCCGGATCCCTTCGCCTCCCCCGAACCGATCGGTTCGATCGCCGCCTGAAGCTTGGCCGGCCCAGATAGACCGAGATCCGCCAGAAGCCCGATCGCGCGACCCCGGAGGGCCGCACTCTCCCGTAGCCAGGCGTTCCACTCATCGTAGCGCTCTTCGATGACCGCCCGGGTCTTGAGGGGAAAGCGGATACCGTATGAACGAAAGCTCTTGGCCCAGCGATGCGCCAGCGGGGAGCGCCGCAGCGGCAGGAGGGACTCCGCATACGGTATGGCTGCGTAGGCGGGAAAGTGCTTCCGGAACAGCCGGACGTAGAGTTGCCGGAACGCGGTGTAGCGCGGCGCGATCGTCCAGGTCGCCCGCAAGAGCGCATTGTCGCAGAAGAGGGGGTAGGCCACCCGTACGAACCGTCGGCATAGAACGCCCTGGTTGATCGTACTGTGCAGGGCCTTCTGCATGAGCTTGAAATCCCGGACGGCGACCGCGACCGATCCGTCAGGAGGCGCCATCTCACGGAGAACCGTCCAGATGTCTTGCAGAATGGTCGGCCGCTGTGCGGTCAAGAGACGGACGACATCGCCATCCGCGTGGCGCGCAAGCCAATCCGCAGCCCCCCGGTCCACGAGGCTCTCGTACAGTTCCTCCACAAGAGCCTCGAAGCCCACCTCCCGGACTCGCCGATCACCCAAGCGGTTCGCCAGCTGCATCCAGCGCTCGGGCCGGGAGAGGAACCGCCCGACATCATAGAAGCTCCCTCCGAGCAGCACATCGCCGGCGTACCCGTCGAGAGCTGTGTCAAGGCCATCCTGGCCAATGCGCCGAGCGGCCAGGTATCGCGAGGGGAACGCCGGCGGGCCACTCAGACGGAGCATCTCGTCGATCGAGGCCGACACCTGGCTACCCGGAAGGGGAACGTGGGTGAAGGACGCCCCTCGCACCGACGCAACTTGCCGCGCCAACATCACGTCGGCGAACTCGCGGGGGCCATAGCTATAACAGGGCAGACGCGCGGCATCGGGCCAGGCGGCCAGTATCAGACGCGAATCCATCCCGCCGCTCAGGAGGAGGGCGTTCCCATCTGATAGTCCGGCGACGCGGCGACAGGCCGTCCGCGTCAGCTCAGCGATCTGGTCGATGTCGGGACGGCGATCGGCGGGCCCCAGACGAATCGGGCTCAGATCCGTCGCCGTGACGGAGAGCCGGGCACTCGGGTCATCCCACTCGAGGGTGCACGCTGGAGGCAGCCGCCGCATCGCCTTCGAGTAGTAGCGGTCGCCTACGGTGTGCCCCAAATATACCAGCTCGGCGATCGCGGTGAGATCCGGCTCTCCGGTGACCAGGCCACACGCTGTGGCAAGGTACGGGGCGGTGGCCACCACACATCCGCCTGGCACGGGCGCGTAATAGAGCGGTATGGAGCCGACGCGATCGTTGGCCACGGTAAAGACGGTTCGGTCGAGATCGAGGGTCGCCACGTTGAACGAGCCCGCCTCGAGCATCGCGAGCGCCCGGTCGAGCCCGACGGACTCGATCAGTCGCACCAGCTCTCCCCGCTGTACGGCGGACGCACCGGGTCTGTCCGTCACGACGTATCCGTCCAGGGCGCACCCGAGTCGACCGCCGCGGCTCCACTCGATCACGGCCGCCCCTTCGGGTCTCCGTGGAGACAGGAGCGCGAGGCTGACGGCCCGGCCGTCGGTGTAGAAGTCGACCTCGGCGGGGGCCACCTGCTCGATTGCCGCGAGCATGCGCTCCCGCGTCAGCTCGAGCGCGGCGGACCCAAACCCGGCGAAGAGACCGTACATGTTCCGCTACTCGCGTCCCGGCGCCATGGAGCGCCGCGCGACGAAGAGGAACGAGTGTGCGGCGGCATTCCCGAGCGGGGGAACCGTGTCCAGAATCGCTCGCACGGGTCGCGCCTCCAGCAGGTCCTCCATCCAGGGCGTCTGGCGCGGAGGCAGCCGAAGGGCGGGCTGGCAAACGAAGCTGAGGCCCGCTGCGGCCAGCCAGCCTCGCACGTCGCGCGGCGGATACGAGCGGACGCTGGTGGGCCAACCGCTCAGACGCGCCACCATTCGCCGCGCAATCGCGACAGCGCCGCGCCCGTTGAGCGCCTCCACCACCAGCACCCCCCCGGGGCGCAGTACGCGGGTCATCTCGGCGATGGCGCGCGCGGGGTCGGAGAGAGCCTGCAGCACGCCGATCGATACCACGAGGTCGAACATCGTCGACGAGAACGGAAGCCCGTAGGCCTCGCCCGCGAGATAGGTACCCTTGCGGCCAGGGTCGGCGGCCATGGCCCGCTGGAGGCTCGGCACCGAGTAATCGAGCCCCACCGTGCGATAACCAAGCCCCGCGAGGAGACGCACGTAGGTCCCGCCACCGCAGCCCAACTCGAGGGCCCGTGCGCGTTCGGGCAGGCCAAGTCGCGGCACCAAGGCGGCGAACGTCGCCACGCGCCGCCGCAGGCCCGCGTCGGACCAGCCCGAGATGCGCGGCTCGTCGTCGAAGGCCGTCGCGAAGCGCTCGAATCGCGCCCGCCATTGGGCCTCGAACCGTCCGTCGTCAGAGGGCGTCCTCATGGCGTGGACAACCCATCGATGAAGGTGCGATGCCACAGTTCCAGCATGAGAAGCGCCCAGAGTGAGGACGCGTGATTGCCCACACCGCGCTGATGGCGATCCCACAGGGCACGCACCTGCTCACCCCGTACATATCCCCGCCCCAGCGCTCTAGATGACAGGAGGAGATCCTGGGCCATCTCCCGCAGCTCGCCCCGCAGCCAGCCGGCCAGCGGAATCTCGAAGCCCTGTTTGGGCCGGTGCACGGCGGAGGCGGGTACCCGCTGGTCAAGGTGCCGCTTGAGCAGATACTTGGAGACACGCCCTCGGTACTTCCACTCCGACGACAGCGACGCCGCGAACTCCACCACCTTGTGATCGAGCAGCGGAGCGCGCACCTCGAGCGACGAGGCCATACTCATCCGGTCCACCTTGACCAGGATGTCGTTGACAAGCCATGTCTTGAAATCTACGTAGAGGAGCTGGCTGAGCGGGTCGAGATGCCACACCCGCTCGAAGTGCCTTGCGAAGCCGGTGAACGAGTCGTGGCCGCCCAATGCCCGCTGGAACTCCGGATGGAGCAGCGCGGCCTTGTCGGCTGGCCGCAGCAGGGAGAGGTCCGAGAAGTACGCGCGCTCGAAGCTGGTGCCGAGATTCTGGAGGAAATACCTGGCCCGCAGCGGCCGCGGCAGCCAGTCCGCCTTGGGATAGATGCGGCCGAGGGGCCCCAGCACGCCGGCACGCGCCCAGGCGGGCAGGAGACGGCGCAGCCGTGACTCCCAGCGATTGAGCCCGTAGCGGCGTTGATACCCTGCGAAGATCTCGTCGCCGCCGTCACCGGACAGCGCCACCGTGACCCGTTCGCGGGCCGCCTTGGCGACGTAGTACGTCGGCAGGGCCGACGAGTCTGCGAAAGGCTCGTCGAGGTGCCAGGCCAGGCGCGGGAGGATCTCCGCGGCCCGCGCCTCCACCAGCACCTCGTGGTGCTCGGTGCGGAGGGCCTCCGCCACCGCGCGGGCATGCGGCAGCTCGTTCCAGCGTTTTTCGGTGAAGCCGACGGCGGTGGTCCGCACCGGCTGGTCCGAGAGACGAGCCATCGCCTCCACCACCGCGGTGGAGTCCACACCGCCGGACAGGAAGGCACCCAGGGGAACATCGCTGATGAGCCGTACCCGCACCGCGTCCGTGAACACCGAGGCGAACTCTTCCAGGGCCTGCGACTCCGTCCGCTCACGATGCCCGTCACACGGCACGTCCCAGTACTCCGTGAGACGAATCTGGCCTCGCTCCCACACCAAGTAGTGGGCGGGCGGGATCTGCTGAACGCCCTGGAGAATCGTGGCGGGAGCGGGGACGCACCCGAACGAAAGATAGTCGTCAAGCGCCTCGGCGTTGATGCTGCGCTTGAGCCCGCCGTCCTGTAGGAGCCCCTTCAGCTCAGACGAGAAGGCCAGGTGCTCCGCGTCGTGCGTGTAATAGAGCGGCTTCTTGCCCGCCCGGTCCCGGGCCAAGAGAAGGCGACGATTCCGATCGTCCCAGAGGGCGATGGTGAACATACCACGGAGGCGCGCCACCCACGCCGGGCCGTACTCCTCGTACCCATGCACGATGGCCTCGGTGTCCGATTTCGTGGCGAACCGGTGCCCCTTGCTGACGAGCTCGTCTCGGAGCTCCTGGAAATTGTAGATCTCGCCGTTGAACACCACCGCAACCGTGCCATCCTCGTTGAACATGGGCTGGTCGCCGGTGGAGAGGTCGATGATCGACAGGCGCCGATGGCCCAGGCCCGCGCCCCGGCCGAAGTAGAACCCATCGGAGTCGGGCCCTCGGTGCACCATGGTGGTGGTCATCCGGCGCAGGAGCTCCTGCGACACGGGATGGCCCGGATCCGTGTGAACGATGCCGGCGATCCCGCACATGTCAGCGGTCTCCCCGCCCGGCGGCGTGCAGCGGCGTGAAGCGGCCCGCCAGCTCCGCGTCGAAGACATACCGGTCGAAGCCGCCTGCACGGCGCAGGTAGCCCGCGTCCAGGCGATTCAGGGCGAGAAGATCCGCGCCCGTTGCGTTGTCGCCCAGCTCGGTGGTGACGGCGGCGAGGACGCCGGCGTCGCGCAGGAGCGCCTGGATGGGCTCCGTGACTCGCCCGCGGGGATAGGCGAAAAGGCGTGCGGGCCGTCCCAGCTCGGAGGCCAGACGGTCGAGGCTCTCCACGATCTCACGGCGCGCGTCCGTGAGGGAGAGCTCGTCGAGGAACGCGTGCGAGACCGTGTGCGAGCCGAGCTCGACTCCGGCGCGCTGCATCTCCCGCGCCTGATCCCAGGTGAGCAGATCGTCCCCGCCGAGCGCCACACCCGGAGCCGCCGCGAGAAGTGAGGCCACCGTTCCCTCGCGCTCGGCCCGCCCGAGCGCGTTCAGGCTCCGCACGATGCCGCGAGCCACCAGACCCGCGGACGCACCCGCGCGCAAGGACGCGAGCTGGGCGGTGAGCCACTCCGGCAAGCGGTGCGCAGGGGCGGAGGTGGACTCGCTCAGGCGCGCTACCGCGTGAGCGACGGCGTCCCACCAAAAGGGGGCACGCCGGTCGAGGGCACCAGTCACCACGAAGACCGTCGCGGACACGTCGTGCTTCTTGAGGATCGGGAACGCGTGCCGATAATTATCCCCGTAGCCGTCGTCGAACGTCACCGCCACCGCGCGAGCGGGGAGCTCGCCTCGCGCGAGACGCTCCGCCGCCTCCGCCAGAGGGAGCGGGGTGTAGTGGCGCGCCAGGTGCGCCATCTGCGCGTCGAACTCGTCTCGCGGCATCGCCATGGGCGGTAGCGCGTAGTCTTGCGCGGCGCGCACGGGCAGGACGCGGTGGTACGTGAGCACGACGAGCCGCTGCGACCCCGCCCCAACGCGTCGCCCGACCACGCGGGCCACGGCGGACTTCGCGCGTTCGCGGCCGCGGAGGGTCGTCCGCAACCTCCGGCGGCCGATCAGATCCTCGTAGCAGTCCTCGTAGGCTGTCACCATGCGACCCATGGCGTGCTCTGATTCCACGAGGGCTCGGCCCGCCGCACCCTGCGCCTTCGCGAGGCTCGGGTCGGCGAGCAGGTCCACGAGCCGGCCAGCCAGCGCCGACGGGTCCCGCGGCGGCACCAGATAGCCGCTGATGCCGTCGCGTACCAGCTCGGGATTGCCGCCCACGTCGGTCGCCACCACCGGCCGGGAGGCAGCCATAGCCTCGAGGATGGTGTTCGACATGCCCTCGAACACCGAGCTGTTGACATAGACGTCCGAGAGAGCCAGGAGGTCATTGATGTCCTGACGGACGCCCGGGAAGAGGACCATCGGCCCCACGCCGAGCGACACCGCCAGGGCTTCCAGCTCCCTCTGGTTGCCGCCGCCCCGCTCCCCGCCCACGATGACCAGCCGCGCCTCCGGGCGCGCCGCGCGCACGCGCGCGAAGGCCCGGATGAGGGTGGGATAGTCCTTCACCGGTCGCAGTCCCCCGACGCTCATTATCACCCGATGCTCGGGCGCCAGGCCGAGCGTCTCGCGGAGGGCCTCCACCGGGCCCGGACGCGCGAAGCCGTCGAGATCCACGCCGTTGGCGATGACGGACACGCGCTCGGCGGGCACGTCCCATACTGTCACGAGCTCGCGTCCGAGATCGCCGGACACTGCGATCAGACGCGACACGTGCCGGGCCAGCCACCGGCTGAGCCGGATCTGGCGCGCGGACGGCGGCTCCGCCTCCCGCCCGTGGAGCCCGTGCACACGGAGCGGCACGCGCGCGAGCGCGGCGGCGGCCACCGTATAGAAGAATGTCTGCCAGTTGTGTGAGTGGACAATATCCACACGCTCCCGCCGGAAGCAGGCAGCCAGGCGCGGGACGAGGCCAAGGTTGCGCCCGGCCGCCTTTCGCAGTTCGCGGACGGGGACGCGGGGGTCGAGCACGGGGCGTGTCTCGTCCCGTTGGAAGGCGAGGCAGCAGATCGAGGGCGCGAAGCGGGCGGCGTCGAGCCGATTCACCTGCTTGATCACCCCATGCTCCATACCCGAGAGGGAGAGCACGTTGACCACGTGCATGACGCGGATCGGGGTCCTCACGCGACGCGCACCGAGCCCGAGCGCGGCCGGGCGCCCTCACCAGGGTGCCGACGCAGCTCGCCGAGCACGGTCCGCGCCATCCCGAGCATCACGGCTAGCGTCATGGCGGGATCGCGCCAGGAGAAGAAGTCTAGAGCCAGGCGATGGGTGCCACGCAGCACCCTCGCGTAGGACGCGAGGAACGCCCAGGCCGAGTACTGCCCACGCGCGATGGTGGCGGCCGCCGAGCTCAGGTCTCCGGGATACCGGAAGGGCTCGAAATAGAGGGTGCGCCGCGGGCGGGGTGGCTCAACGGGCAACCCTTCGAGATCGGCGTAGTAGTGCCATGCGAGGTCAAAGTTCGCCTTGGCCAGGACGGTCGAGAACCCGGGAAGCCGCGGATTGATCTCCGTGAGGTAGAAGCGTCCGTCGGCGGGGGAGCGCATCCAGTCTAGGTGCGCGAACCCCTGCCAGCCGAGGTGCGTCAGCAGCCGCTCGGCGAGCGCCTCGAGTGGAGGGTTGGACACCACCTCCCCAGCGTACATGCGGCTGCCGAAGGTGCCGTCCCGGTTCATGTTCGTGCGGACCTTGCGCAAGGAGAGAAAGCCCACCGGCCGCCCATCACGCCGGTAGAGCGTCTCGACGCACCAGATGTCGTCCACGGCGCAATCGATCCACGCCTGCAATAGGATGCGCGGCCGCCGGGCCTGATTCTCGGGGCGGGCCGCTAGCTCCCGCATACGAGTCACCGCGCTCGGAAGATCGTCGGGCCCCGCGACCCGCACGTATGCGCCGCCCGCCAGCGTCGTGGCTTTCACCACGAGGGGATACCCGACCGCGACGGCCACCCTATGCGGATCGGCCGACTCCTCGAGGAGCCGGGTGACGGGAGTCGGTATCCCCAACTCCGTGACAACCTGCGAGCATGTCAACTTGTCGAAGCCGCGCTCCAGTGTGTCGGGCGGCGAGATGCCAAGCCGGTAGCCGGCGGCCGCCAGCGTGTCCCGATTCCCGGCCAGCACACGGGCGGACACGTCGTCCGACGGGAAGAGCACGCCGCGCTCGGGAAGATTCAGCAGCGTCGTCATGATCCCCTCCGCGTCCCCGAGGGGCACCTCCGGGACGCGGCGCGTCACGTAGCGCGAGTGGAAAGTCGGGCAATCCGGCTCGCGGCTGAGCGCCACCAGCGGCACGCCGCGCCGACCCAGCGGCGTCACGATTCCCTCGATCGCGCGGATGTCGGCGTCGAGGAGGATAGCCGGAGTCAGGCTCATGTCGCGTCAAGCCACCGACGCGCCCACTCCTCCAGACACAGGAGGGCCCAGATCTGGGACGCGTGATCCCGAGTCGCGGTGCTGTGCTCGTCGAGCAGCCGCGCGATCTCGGTCGGCTCCAGCCAGCCGCGCTGCCGGGCGCTCGCGCTCAACAGGACATCGCGCGCATACCCCTGAAGTTCGCCTCGGAACCAGGACTCCAGAGGCACGCCGAAGCCCATCTTGGCGCGTCCGAGCAATTCGGGCGGGAGGTCGGGGGCCACCGTGTCGCGCAGGATGCGCTTGCCAACGCCGTCTCGCAGCTTGAAGCGTGTGGGCATGGTCGCCACGAACTCCATGAGGCGATGATCCAGGAGCGGGACCCGCGCCTCGAGCGAGACCAGCATACTGGTGCGGTCCACCTTGGTGAGGATGTCCTCGGGCAGATAGGTGCGCACGTCGAGATACTGGAGCGTGGAGACGTAGTCGGGCGGGTGCCCTTCGGCGGCCACTTCCCGAAACCACGCCATGCGGGAATCCGTGCCCAGCCGCGCACGCGTCTCGGTGGTGAGGAGACGGCCCACGGACCGGGTCCGGTGGGCGGTCATCATCCGAAAGTAGCGGTCCACCGGCGACTCGCCGCGAAGCTCGGCATAGCGCTGACCCCAGGCCCCCGTCGGGAGCAGGCGACCCGCCGCACGGAACACCGAGCGTGCGAGGAGACCGGGCATACGATCCAGCCGCTCGTGAAGGGCCTGGGCGCTGGCGTAGCGCCGGTACCCCGCAAAGTTCTCGTCGCCGCCGTCGCCGGACAGCGCCACGGTGACGTGCTCCCGTGTGATCTTGGCCACGTAGTAGGTCGGCAGCGCGGAGGAGTCCGCGAACGGCTCGTCGAACTGCCAGGCGAGCTGAGGCAGGATGTCGAGCGCCTCCGGCTTCACTACGAACTCGTAGTGATCGGTGCCGTAGCGCTGGGCCATCAGCCTCGCCCACTTGAGCTCGTCGTAGTCGCTCTCCCCGAAGCCGATGGAGAACGTGCGCAGCGGGGCCGCGCCTCCGCGCGCCATCATCGCCACCACCGTGCTCGAGTCGAGGCCGCCGGAGAGGAAAGCCCCGAGGGGGACGTCACTCACCAGGTGGCTCTGGACCGCGTCCTGGAGCTGCACGCGCAGCTCGGCTCCCCAGTCGGCCTCGCTGCGTCGCTCGTCGGGGACGAAGCGCAGATCCCAGTACCGCTCGACCCGCGGCTCGCCACCGTCGACGTCGAGCACGAGGACCGACGCGGGCGGGAGTTTACGAATCGCCCGGAAGATGGTGCGGGGACTCGGCACATAGTGAAACGCCAGATAGTCCCCGAAGGCTTCCCAGTCGAGGTCGCGGGGCACGGTGGGATCCTGGAGCAGGCTCTTCAGCTCGGATGCGAAGAGGAGCCGGCGCCCATCCCACGTGTAGACCATGGGCTTGATCCCGACGCGGTCACGGGCGAGCACCAGCCGGCGCCGGTGCCCGTCCCACAGCGCGAACGCGAACATCCCGCGCAGGTGCCCAACGCAATCGACGCCGTAGGCCTCATAGGCGCGCAGCAACACCTCGGTGTCCGACGTCGTGACAAACGTGTGGCCCAGGCCCTCCAGCTCGCGCCGCAGGTCGCGGAAGTTGTAGATCTCGCCGTTGAAGACCACGGCGATCTGCTCGTCGGCGTTGAACATCGGCTGGTCGCCCGTAGTGAGGTCGATGATGGCGAGCCGTCGGTGGCCCAGCCCCACGGGCCCGCGCACATAGACCCCCTGGCCGTCCGGCCCGCGGTGCGCGAGCACGCCGGTCATGGAGGCGAGGAGCGCCTCGTCGACGGGGGCACCGTCCGCGCGAAGGAGTCCCGCGATGCCGCACATGGTCAGGCCCTCGGCGGGGCAGGCC from the Candidatus Methylomirabilota bacterium genome contains:
- the asnB gene encoding asparagine synthase (glutamine-hydrolyzing); this encodes MCGIAGIVHTDPGHPVSQELLRRMTTTMVHRGPDSDGFYFGRGAGLGHRRLSIIDLSTGDQPMFNEDGTVAVVFNGEIYNFQELRDELVSKGHRFATKSDTEAIVHGYEEYGPAWVARLRGMFTIALWDDRNRRLLLARDRAGKKPLYYTHDAEHLAFSSELKGLLQDGGLKRSINAEALDDYLSFGCVPAPATILQGVQQIPPAHYLVWERGQIRLTEYWDVPCDGHRERTESQALEEFASVFTDAVRVRLISDVPLGAFLSGGVDSTAVVEAMARLSDQPVRTTAVGFTEKRWNELPHARAVAEALRTEHHEVLVEARAAEILPRLAWHLDEPFADSSALPTYYVAKAARERVTVALSGDGGDEIFAGYQRRYGLNRWESRLRRLLPAWARAGVLGPLGRIYPKADWLPRPLRARYFLQNLGTSFERAYFSDLSLLRPADKAALLHPEFQRALGGHDSFTGFARHFERVWHLDPLSQLLYVDFKTWLVNDILVKVDRMSMASSLEVRAPLLDHKVVEFAASLSSEWKYRGRVSKYLLKRHLDQRVPASAVHRPKQGFEIPLAGWLRGELREMAQDLLLSSRALGRGYVRGEQVRALWDRHQRGVGNHASSLWALLMLELWHRTFIDGLSTP
- a CDS encoding glycosyltransferase; its protein translation is MRTPIRVMHVVNVLSLSGMEHGVIKQVNRLDAARFAPSICCLAFQRDETRPVLDPRVPVRELRKAAGRNLGLVPRLAACFRRERVDIVHSHNWQTFFYTVAAAALARVPLRVHGLHGREAEPPSARQIRLSRWLARHVSRLIAVSGDLGRELVTVWDVPAERVSVIANGVDLDGFARPGPVEALRETLGLAPEHRVIMSVGGLRPVKDYPTLIRAFARVRAARPEARLVIVGGERGGGNQRELEALAVSLGVGPMVLFPGVRQDINDLLALSDVYVNSSVFEGMSNTILEAMAASRPVVATDVGGNPELVRDGISGYLVPPRDPSALAGRLVDLLADPSLAKAQGAAGRALVESEHAMGRMVTAYEDCYEDLIGRRRLRTTLRGRERAKSAVARVVGRRVGAGSQRLVVLTYHRVLPVRAAQDYALPPMAMPRDEFDAQMAHLARHYTPLPLAEAAERLARGELPARAVAVTFDDGYGDNYRHAFPILKKHDVSATVFVVTGALDRRAPFWWDAVAHAVARLSESTSAPAHRLPEWLTAQLASLRAGASAGLVARGIVRSLNALGRAEREGTVASLLAAAPGVALGGDDLLTWDQAREMQRAGVELGSHTVSHAFLDELSLTDARREIVESLDRLASELGRPARLFAYPRGRVTEPIQALLRDAGVLAAVTTELGDNATGADLLALNRLDAGYLRRAGGFDRYVFDAELAGRFTPLHAAGRGDR
- the asnB gene encoding asparagine synthase (glutamine-hydrolyzing); amino-acid sequence: MCGIAGLLRADGAPVDEALLASMTGVLAHRGPDGQGVYVRGPVGLGHRRLAIIDLTTGDQPMFNADEQIAVVFNGEIYNFRDLRRELEGLGHTFVTTSDTEVLLRAYEAYGVDCVGHLRGMFAFALWDGHRRRLVLARDRVGIKPMVYTWDGRRLLFASELKSLLQDPTVPRDLDWEAFGDYLAFHYVPSPRTIFRAIRKLPPASVLVLDVDGGEPRVERYWDLRFVPDERRSEADWGAELRVQLQDAVQSHLVSDVPLGAFLSGGLDSSTVVAMMARGGAAPLRTFSIGFGESDYDELKWARLMAQRYGTDHYEFVVKPEALDILPQLAWQFDEPFADSSALPTYYVAKITREHVTVALSGDGGDENFAGYRRYASAQALHERLDRMPGLLARSVFRAAGRLLPTGAWGQRYAELRGESPVDRYFRMMTAHRTRSVGRLLTTETRARLGTDSRMAWFREVAAEGHPPDYVSTLQYLDVRTYLPEDILTKVDRTSMLVSLEARVPLLDHRLMEFVATMPTRFKLRDGVGKRILRDTVAPDLPPELLGRAKMGFGVPLESWFRGELQGYARDVLLSASARQRGWLEPTEIARLLDEHSTATRDHASQIWALLCLEEWARRWLDAT